In a genomic window of Nostoc sp. UHCC 0870:
- a CDS encoding acyl carrier protein produces the protein MMITTETIKQQTQKLVSEILPDVSPEELPDNVDIFSLGLDSINAMTLVSNLQDAFEIQLDASEISFENFQNIATIVEMIEKKKGL, from the coding sequence ATGATGATTACTACTGAAACCATTAAACAACAAACTCAAAAATTAGTCAGTGAAATTTTACCAGATGTCAGTCCAGAAGAATTGCCAGACAACGTTGATATTTTTAGCTTAGGTCTAGATTCAATTAATGCCATGACCCTGGTTTCTAACCTACAAGATGCTTTTGAAATTCAATTAGATGCTAGTGAAATTAGTTTTGAGAATTTTCAAAACATCGCCACTATTGTAGAAATGATTGAGAAGAAAAAAGGACTATAA
- a CDS encoding condensation domain-containing protein, with protein MSLPTLKIGQHQTQSAAAQQDLWQAIKNVISLQNQAPPLVPVSRDNSLPLSFPQERLWFLHQLEPNRASAYNIPLGLRITGTLDISALQNSLNEILRRHEALRTTFSCSEGKPIQVIHPPTTFAFSIVDLQNLPQQQRETAALKLIQAETKKTFDLTQLPLIRGTLFQLEEEQYILLFTVHHIIVDAWSKGVLFQELTTLYTAFANGQPLPLTELTIQYADFAFWQRQSLPNEFQELLLNYWKQQLGSNLRELNIPTDRSRPAVPKCGSAYKKLILSPELTKGLKGLSRQEGATLFVTLLAAFKVLLYRYTEQEDLFVCSPIANRNRKDIKPLIGYFINLLIFRTQLNPHSSFQILLSEVRKVASGGFAHQDLPVQQLINSLNLLQTPLSRVMFALQNTAVHTLQLPGMAVQNLDLDCAKADFDLYLYLIEEGDTLAAVLKYNTDLFDETTIAQMLGNYKIILDNIVHDPGQTVLSLLPLSIEEQQQLQAKRVKQLDKSNPIPRTYIAPRNAVELKLTQIWSQVLGIDSIGVQDNFFELGGQSLVAMSLFTQIEQAFGQTLPLGTLIQAPTIEQLAQILSQATGSVSWSSLVPIQTQGTKPPFFCVHGQQGNVLNFRELVHYLGEDQPFYGLQAQGLDGKQAPYFRIEDMAAHYIQEIRTIQPKGPYYLGGNSMGGTIAFEMAQQLQQQGEEVAVLVMFDTFNQGAFPRLSFRQQHYWAYLWQLGLSLDLLAELGELLQRQFQTLICHLYLRSGMSLPANLRRMFVPEANMQAKRAYTAQVYSAERDRIILFRATEPAVFSKRYLPTLEDWENRDPLHGWGELAGAGLEIHDVPGDHYSIFAQPHVQTLATKLRACLATVKNL; from the coding sequence ATGTCACTCCCAACACTTAAAATAGGGCAACACCAAACCCAATCAGCAGCAGCGCAACAAGACCTTTGGCAAGCCATTAAAAACGTTATTAGTTTACAAAATCAAGCACCGCCTTTAGTACCAGTTTCCAGAGATAATTCCTTACCCCTCTCTTTTCCGCAAGAAAGACTCTGGTTTTTACATCAACTAGAACCAAATCGTGCCTCAGCCTACAACATTCCTTTAGGATTAAGAATTACTGGAACTCTTGATATATCTGCTCTGCAAAACAGTCTCAACGAAATATTACGTCGTCACGAAGCTTTACGCACTACTTTTTCCTGCTCAGAAGGTAAACCAATTCAAGTCATTCACCCGCCTACTACCTTCGCATTTTCTATCGTTGACTTGCAAAATTTACCTCAACAACAACGAGAAACCGCAGCACTCAAATTAATTCAAGCAGAAACAAAAAAAACCTTTGACCTCACACAATTACCCCTGATTCGTGGAACTTTGTTTCAGTTAGAGGAAGAACAATATATCCTCCTGTTTACTGTTCACCATATTATTGTTGATGCTTGGTCTAAAGGGGTGCTATTTCAGGAATTGACCACACTTTACACTGCTTTTGCTAACGGTCAACCTTTACCCTTAACGGAACTAACTATCCAATATGCAGATTTTGCTTTTTGGCAACGTCAGTCACTCCCAAATGAGTTTCAAGAATTGTTACTGAACTACTGGAAACAACAACTAGGTAGTAATCTCCGTGAGTTAAATATTCCCACAGACCGTTCCCGTCCAGCTGTACCCAAATGCGGTAGTGCTTACAAAAAACTCATACTATCCCCAGAACTAACCAAAGGACTCAAAGGTTTAAGTCGTCAAGAGGGTGCAACTCTCTTTGTTACTTTATTAGCAGCCTTCAAGGTGCTACTTTATCGCTACACAGAACAAGAAGACTTGTTTGTCTGTAGTCCTATTGCCAACCGTAACCGCAAGGATATCAAACCACTAATTGGTTACTTTATCAATTTACTGATCTTCAGAACTCAGCTTAATCCCCATTCGTCCTTTCAAATCTTATTGAGTGAAGTTCGTAAGGTAGCTTCTGGCGGTTTTGCTCACCAAGATTTGCCAGTACAGCAGTTAATCAATTCTCTCAATTTGCTGCAAACGCCTTTATCGCGTGTGATGTTTGCATTGCAGAATACAGCAGTACATACTCTGCAATTACCAGGTATGGCTGTACAAAATCTAGATTTAGATTGTGCGAAAGCAGACTTTGATTTGTATCTGTATCTCATTGAAGAAGGCGATACTCTGGCGGCTGTCCTCAAGTACAACACAGATTTATTTGATGAGACAACCATTGCCCAAATGCTAGGAAATTACAAAATCATCTTAGATAATATTGTCCATGATCCAGGGCAGACTGTCTTATCATTGTTACCTCTCAGCATTGAAGAACAACAACAACTGCAAGCTAAACGAGTGAAACAGCTTGACAAGTCCAATCCTATACCAAGAACTTATATTGCTCCCCGCAACGCTGTAGAACTGAAGCTAACGCAGATTTGGAGTCAGGTTTTAGGCATTGATTCTATAGGCGTGCAAGATAACTTCTTTGAGTTGGGGGGACAATCATTAGTAGCGATGAGTTTGTTCACTCAAATTGAACAGGCTTTTGGTCAAACTCTACCTTTAGGTACTCTCATCCAAGCACCGACAATTGAGCAACTAGCTCAAATTCTTAGCCAAGCAACAGGTTCAGTCTCTTGGTCTTCATTAGTGCCAATTCAAACTCAAGGGACAAAACCCCCCTTCTTTTGTGTACATGGACAGCAGGGAAATGTCCTCAATTTTCGAGAATTAGTCCACTATTTAGGCGAAGATCAACCCTTCTACGGTTTGCAAGCGCAGGGTTTAGATGGGAAACAAGCCCCCTACTTCCGTATAGAAGATATGGCCGCCCACTACATCCAAGAAATCCGCACCATTCAACCCAAAGGGCCTTATTACCTGGGGGGGAACTCGATGGGGGGAACGATCGCCTTTGAGATGGCGCAACAACTCCAACAGCAAGGCGAAGAAGTTGCAGTGTTGGTTATGTTCGATACTTTCAATCAAGGGGCTTTTCCAAGATTATCATTCCGGCAACAGCATTATTGGGCTTATTTGTGGCAACTTGGGTTGTCTTTAGATTTATTAGCAGAATTGGGCGAATTGCTACAACGTCAGTTCCAAACGTTAATTTGCCACTTATATCTGCGTTCAGGAATGTCTTTACCTGCAAATTTGCGTCGTATGTTTGTACCAGAAGCTAATATGCAAGCCAAAAGAGCTTATACTGCCCAAGTATATAGCGCGGAACGCGATCGCATCATCCTATTTCGTGCCACTGAGCCGGCTGTCTTTTCAAAGCGGTATTTACCCACCCTAGAAGACTGGGAGAATCGCGATCCGCTTCATGGTTGGGGTGAATTAGCTGGTGCAGGACTGGAAATTCACGATGTCCCAGGCGACCACTATTCGATTTTTGCCCAACCCCATGTACAAACTTTAGCCACAAAATTAAGGGCTTGTTTAGCTACAGTGAAAAATTTATGA
- a CDS encoding NAD(P)/FAD-dependent oxidoreductase, giving the protein MNKTTYDVVICGGGLAGSTLARQLKLIMPHLSVVVLDRMARPLPEAAFKVGESTVEVGAYYLAETLQLTDYLQKYHLPKLGLRFFLGDAHGKFEQRPELGLAEFHAPSSYQIDRGRLENDLRKFNIEAGVELLENVMVQAIEITHNSETLHQVTYTQGSDKTTHTIQARWVIDAMGRRRFLQKQLGLAKANNSKYSAVWFWVEGRLDISDFVPESNTDWHDRVPNHQRYYSTNHLCGKGYWVWLIPLSSNYTSIGIVTDEDIHPFGEHHTYEQAFQWLEKHEPVLASHLQGHQPEKFMKMPKYSYSSNQVFSSDRWACVGEAGVFPDPFYSPGTDLIGFGNSLVTQMIALDQQSQLNPEIIKDANRFLLTYSEGLKGNIHNIYSCFDNELIMAVKVIWDTLAGWAFSAPLMFNSIFLDADKRARVRKGSGQFFLLAHRIQQLFRDWSAMSLRRGSFEFIDYLDMPFIAELRSRNLQSHKTEQELIDDHIASLKMFEELAQVIFLLALADTMPEKLNDFPEDMWINAWAISLTPDKWEKNGLFRPNSQPRNLHPIKEQFQKVIKFRSQVRAMATV; this is encoded by the coding sequence ATGAACAAAACTACTTATGATGTTGTTATTTGTGGTGGTGGTTTAGCAGGATCAACCTTAGCACGACAGCTAAAACTTATTATGCCTCACCTCTCAGTAGTTGTTCTAGACAGGATGGCACGCCCTTTACCAGAAGCTGCTTTTAAGGTGGGAGAATCCACGGTCGAGGTTGGTGCTTATTATCTAGCGGAGACTCTCCAGTTAACCGATTACTTGCAGAAATATCATTTACCCAAATTAGGACTGCGATTTTTCTTAGGTGATGCACACGGTAAATTTGAACAACGTCCCGAATTAGGACTAGCAGAATTTCATGCCCCATCTTCTTATCAAATTGACCGGGGAAGACTAGAAAACGACTTACGAAAGTTCAATATAGAAGCTGGTGTAGAGTTGTTAGAAAATGTCATGGTGCAAGCAATTGAAATAACTCATAACTCAGAAACTTTGCACCAAGTCACTTATACCCAAGGTAGTGATAAAACAACTCACACTATCCAAGCGCGTTGGGTCATTGATGCGATGGGTCGGCGGCGATTTTTACAAAAGCAACTGGGTTTAGCCAAAGCCAATAATTCTAAATATAGTGCGGTTTGGTTTTGGGTTGAAGGTAGGTTAGATATCAGCGATTTTGTGCCTGAAAGTAACACAGATTGGCACGATCGCGTTCCCAATCATCAACGTTATTACTCCACTAATCATTTGTGCGGTAAGGGCTACTGGGTCTGGTTGATTCCCCTATCCTCCAATTATACTAGTATCGGTATTGTCACTGATGAAGATATTCATCCTTTTGGTGAACATCATACATACGAACAGGCTTTCCAGTGGTTAGAAAAACATGAACCTGTTTTAGCATCCCATTTACAAGGGCATCAGCCCGAAAAGTTTATGAAGATGCCTAAGTATAGTTACTCTTCTAATCAAGTATTCTCTAGCGATCGCTGGGCTTGTGTCGGTGAAGCTGGTGTATTTCCTGATCCTTTCTATTCTCCCGGTACAGATTTAATTGGCTTTGGTAATTCCCTCGTTACCCAAATGATTGCACTCGACCAACAAAGCCAACTCAATCCAGAAATTATCAAAGATGCCAATCGCTTTTTATTAACCTACAGCGAAGGACTCAAAGGAAATATTCACAATATTTATTCCTGTTTTGACAACGAGCTAATTATGGCTGTCAAAGTCATCTGGGATACCTTAGCAGGTTGGGCATTTAGCGCACCCTTGATGTTTAATTCTATTTTCCTCGATGCAGACAAAAGAGCCAGAGTCAGGAAAGGTTCAGGGCAATTTTTCCTCCTAGCCCATCGAATACAGCAGCTATTCCGGGATTGGTCAGCAATGTCCTTACGCCGTGGCTCATTTGAGTTTATTGATTATTTGGATATGCCCTTTATTGCAGAATTGCGATCGCGCAATTTACAATCCCATAAAACCGAGCAGGAACTGATCGATGACCACATCGCTAGTCTGAAAATGTTTGAAGAATTAGCCCAAGTTATCTTCCTGTTGGCATTAGCAGATACTATGCCAGAAAAGTTAAATGATTTCCCTGAAGATATGTGGATAAATGCCTGGGCAATTAGTTTAACCCCAGATAAATGGGAAAAAAATGGCTTATTTAGACCCAATTCTCAACCGCGAAATCTACACCCTATTAAGGAACAATTTCAAAAAGTAATTAAGTTCCGTTCCCAAGTTAGAGCAATGGCTACTGTTTAA
- a CDS encoding 4-hydroxybenzoate 3-monooxygenase, whose translation MNPTTVLKTSICILGAGPAGICLGNILLQNGIDCIVIDKYNREEIYARGRAGAIESTTFQLLQKYGLADTIIKNGRIQNSCEFRYPHGSIIFEYSDLSEGDVHYIYPQSDLNDDLIQKYIDAGGKIFLHHEGQKITQTEDGITVECYAQDLDQNVTIQADFVAGCDGYHGLARQSIPEQFVTIYNKEYNYRWLAILAYAPPAANHAIYALHPDGFAAFLLRSSQVSRFYLQIPLHDELKDWSDNRIWENLHKRLAKAGWELPTGTIFEKRIMGLRNYVIEPLRYERLFMAGDAAHIITPMGGKGLNLAVQDAGVLAETLVSYYLEKHDISYLERYSEIRLPYIWRAQEFSYGLLNMLHKSESDNPDDVRFQQKLSEAKLLQLTKPTTFAKNFARNYVGII comes from the coding sequence ATGAATCCTACAACAGTTTTAAAAACATCTATTTGCATTTTAGGTGCTGGTCCAGCAGGTATTTGCCTAGGTAATATTCTCCTACAAAATGGGATTGATTGTATTGTGATTGACAAATACAATCGGGAAGAAATTTATGCTAGAGGTCGAGCAGGGGCAATCGAAAGTACAACTTTTCAATTACTGCAAAAATATGGACTAGCTGATACAATCATTAAAAATGGCCGGATACAAAATAGTTGTGAATTTCGTTATCCCCACGGCAGTATTATCTTTGAATATAGCGATTTAAGTGAAGGAGATGTTCATTACATTTATCCCCAAAGCGACCTCAACGATGATTTAATTCAAAAATATATCGATGCAGGGGGGAAAATATTTTTACACCATGAAGGACAAAAAATTACTCAAACTGAAGATGGTATTACTGTTGAATGTTATGCTCAAGACCTTGATCAAAATGTCACCATTCAAGCTGACTTTGTAGCTGGTTGTGATGGATATCATGGATTAGCACGTCAATCAATTCCAGAGCAATTTGTCACTATCTACAATAAAGAATACAACTATCGTTGGTTAGCAATTTTAGCCTATGCACCACCCGCAGCCAACCATGCCATCTACGCCCTACATCCCGATGGCTTCGCCGCTTTTCTACTGCGTAGCAGCCAAGTTTCCCGGTTCTACTTACAAATTCCACTCCATGACGAATTAAAAGATTGGTCAGATAACAGAATCTGGGAAAATTTGCATAAACGTCTTGCTAAAGCAGGCTGGGAATTACCCACAGGAACAATCTTTGAAAAACGAATTATGGGATTGCGTAACTATGTCATAGAACCGTTAAGATACGAGCGATTATTCATGGCTGGCGATGCCGCCCATATTATTACACCAATGGGTGGTAAAGGATTAAATCTAGCTGTGCAAGATGCAGGTGTTTTAGCTGAAACCTTAGTAAGTTACTATCTAGAAAAACACGATATTTCATATCTAGAACGCTACTCTGAAATTCGTTTGCCCTATATTTGGCGCGCTCAAGAATTCTCCTATGGGCTACTAAATATGTTACACAAATCTGAAAGTGATAATCCAGACGATGTGCGCTTCCAACAGAAGTTAAGCGAAGCTAAATTGTTGCAATTAACTAAACCTACAACTTTTGCCAAAAACTTCGCAA